A segment of the Buchnera aphidicola (Ceratoglyphina bambusae) genome:
ATAACTAGTAGAACAGAGCACAAAGCAGTTTTAGATACATGTAGATATTTAGAAAGCAAAAATTGTAAAGTAACATATATAAAACCTAATAAAAAAGGATTAATAAAAGTTAAAGATATAAAAAAAAATATTCGAAAAAAAACTGTTTTGATTTCAATAATGCATGTAAATAATGAAACAGGAATAATTCAAAATATAAAAAAAATAAGTAAAATATGCAAAAATAAAAAAATTTTTTTTCATGTAGATGCTACTCAAAGCATAGGTAAAATAAAAATAAATATAAAAAAAATAAAAATAGATTTAATGTCATTTTCTGCTCATAAAATATATGGTCCAAAAGGAATAGGAGCATTATTTATTAGGAGAAATCCTAGAATTAGAATATCTCCTCAAATTCATGGTGGGGGGCATGAAAGAGGTATGAGATCAGGAACATTACCTGTGCATCAAATAGTAGGAATGGGAGAAGCATTTAAAATAGCTAAAAAAAATATGAAAAAAGAATATAAAAGATTAATAAAATTAAGAAATTTATTATGGAATAATATAAAAAATATAGAAGAAATATATTTAAATAGTAAATTAAAATACAGCTCTCCACATATATTAAATGTAAGCTTTAATTATATAGAAGGAGAATCAATAATAATGGCATTAAAAGATTTGGCAATATCATCTGGTTCTGCTTGTACATCTGCTAGTTTAGAGCCTTCATATGTATTAAAATCTATGGGAATTAAAACAGAATTAGCTCATAGTTCTATAAGATTTTCTATTGGAAGGTTCACTACAAAAGATGAAATAAATTATGCATCTAAAATAATACATAAATCTGTAAAAAAATTAAGAAAATTATCTCCGTTATGGGAAATGTTTAAAGAAGGAATTAATATAGAAAAAATAGATTGGAGTAAAAACACTTAAGTTATAAAAAATTTTAATTTTGGAGTATAAAAATGTCTTATAATAAGAAAGTAATAGATCATTATGAAAATCCTAGAAATGTTGGTTCTTTTT
Coding sequences within it:
- a CDS encoding IscS subfamily cysteine desulfurase, with the protein product MKKPIYLDYAATTPIDKKVVKKMLKYLTKDNNFGNPASRSHIFGWKAEEAVDISRENISDLIHADPREIIFTSGATESINLAIKGIMNFYKNKGNHIITSRTEHKAVLDTCRYLESKNCKVTYIKPNKKGLIKVKDIKKNIRKKTVLISIMHVNNETGIIQNIKKISKICKNKKIFFHVDATQSIGKIKINIKKIKIDLMSFSAHKIYGPKGIGALFIRRNPRIRISPQIHGGGHERGMRSGTLPVHQIVGMGEAFKIAKKNMKKEYKRLIKLRNLLWNNIKNIEEIYLNSKLKYSSPHILNVSFNYIEGESIIMALKDLAISSGSACTSASLEPSYVLKSMGIKTELAHSSIRFSIGRFTTKDEINYASKIIHKSVKKLRKLSPLWEMFKEGINIEKIDWSKNT